A part of Lacerta agilis isolate rLacAgi1 chromosome 7, rLacAgi1.pri, whole genome shotgun sequence genomic DNA contains:
- the TP53INP1 gene encoding tumor protein p53-inducible nuclear protein 1 — MFQRLNNMFVGEINNMPRQEPEFSEKEEEEWILVDFIDTCTNFSMIEEEEEEVEEEEDTHKASPVDNSPVCSCLPPSLECLADASESCFIQFDSCPMEESWFITPPPCFTAGGLTALKVETSPLENLLIEHPSMSVYAVHNTRHSLNKMSCGGNEEEEEEEEEEEEEETQPRDVSNPRSEAQSERGQHIRCYFAAITAHSTFLEQTKSFRPSQWIKEHNKRQYLNRNCLRRQNLTRDCYSRQLKNNGLFVHQPCHRQYNY, encoded by the exons ATGTTCCAGAGGCTGAATAATATGTTCGTGGGAGAAATCAATAATATGCCCAGGCAAGAGCCAGAGTTCAgcgagaaagaagaggaggagtggaTTCTGGTGGATTTTATCG ACACCTGTACTAACTTCTCAATGattgaagaggaagaggaggaggtggaggaagaagaagataccCATAAAGCATCGCCTGTGGACAATTCACCTGTCTGCTCTTGTCTGCCTCCTTCCTTGGAATGTTTGGCTGATGCCAGTGAATCTTGCTTTATCCAGTTTGACTCGTGCCCCATGGAAGAGAGCTGGTTCATTACGCCACCTCCGTGTTTCACTGCGGGTGGCTTGACCGCTCTCAAAGTGGAAACCAGCCCCTTGGAGAACCTTCTGATCGAGCATCCCAGCATGTCTGTATATGCAGTCCATAATACCCGCCACAGCCTCAACAAGATGAGCTGTGGTGGtaatgaggaagaagaggaggaggaggaagaagaagaagaagaagagacacaGCCTCGTGATGTAAGCAATCCTAG ATCGGAAGCCCAAAGTGAAAGGGGTCAACACATCCGATGCTATTTTGCAGCAATCACTGCTCACTCAACCTTTCTCGAACAGACCAAGAGTTTTCGTCCTTCCCAGTGGATAAAAGAACACAACAAAAGACAATATCTGAACAGAAACTGCCTCCGTCGCCAAAACCTCACCAGGGATTGCTACTCTCGGCAACTCAAGAACAACGGATTGTTTGTTCACCAGCCTTGCCACCGTCAGTATAATTACTGA